The Mytilus trossulus isolate FHL-02 chromosome 13, PNRI_Mtr1.1.1.hap1, whole genome shotgun sequence genome has a segment encoding these proteins:
- the LOC134694481 gene encoding neuronal acetylcholine receptor subunit alpha-6-like yields the protein MSMTGYFQLHWNEERLAWDTDPTYNTIPYIFSTSAYTWRPTLFIANSVGDLGIIDDDVNMMRILMEGVVNWAQMRMITTHCDSDITYYPFDAQKCSIVISSWSYSNNEVTILFDTNPVIMDFFSENGEWVYAGYETSVYTEYRGDQIPFDMAKLQFKFVRRPGFIAMNIILPVIGLAILTSFVFKVEVNSGKIGYCLTVMLAYAVYLTLVADNMPTTSVNISVLSLYNLLVLIAGILSIPITLFILRCHHKIPQDQVPKWLLSTTSCFQRFLRISTCFCCRRKDEISTEVKDFKLKTVSIVNVMESETNTIKPRDKLMIEANTMKPGDKQELTWSEIVRIWDEFFFTVYMVFVIVTTTVLMITLLYGYYVFGQDES from the exons ATGTCGATGACTGGATATTTTCAATTG cATTGGAACGAAGAAAGATTAGCCTGGGATACTGACCctacatataatacaataccTTATATCTTCAGTACATCTGCATACACATGGCGGCCAACATTATTTATAGCGAATTC AGTTGGAGACCTTGGTATTATAGACGATGATGTCAATATGATGAGAATATTGATGGAAGGCGTGGTCAATTGGGCACAGATGAGGATGATAACAACACATTGTGATAGTGACATCACATATTATCCTTTTGATGCACAGAAATGTTCCATTGTTATATCTAGTTGGTCTTATTCAAATAACGAAGTCACTATTTTATTTGACACTAACCCAGTTATAATGGATTTCTTCAGTGAGAATGGGGAATGGGTTTATGCTGGTTACGAAACTTCCGTCTACACTGAGTATAGAGGTGATCAAATTCCTTTCGATATGGCTAAActacaatttaaatttgttcgtcgacctggttttatagcaatGAACATTATATTACCAGTGATTGGATTGGCGATTCTGACTAGTTTTGTGTTCAAGGTAGAAGTTAATTCCGGAAAGATTGGATATTGTTTGACTGTGATGTTGGCGTACGCCGTTTACCTCACTTTAGTTGCGGATAATATGCCGACAACGTCGGTAAATATATCTGTTCTCA GTCTTTACAATTTACTGGTGCTGATAGCTGGGATTCTCTCTATTCCAATTACTTTGTTTATACTTAGATGTCACCATAAGATCCCACAAGACCAAGTACCAAAATGGCTGTTGTCGACTACTTCCTGCTTTCAAAGGTTTCTCCGTATTTCCACTTGCTTCTGCTGCAGAAGAAAAGATGAAATATCAACAGAGGTGAaagactttaaattaaaaaccgTAAGCATCGTCAATGTAATGGAGAGCGAGACGAACACAATAAAACCACGTGATAAACTAATGATTGAGGCGAATACAATGAAACCAGGTGATAAACAGGAGCTCACATGGAGCGAAATAGTCAGAATTTGGGATGAATTCTTCTTCACCGTCTATATGGTATTTGTTATTGTCACAACAACAGTATTGATGATCACATTACTTTATGGATATTATGTTTTCGGACAAGATGAGAGTTGA